Proteins encoded within one genomic window of Polyangia bacterium:
- a CDS encoding DUF1592 domain-containing protein: MEPMFRAAIGSGWIFLCAAALGCTGAIGAGGASKGGVQTTTGTGGNSGLGVGGTVGTSACAPSTSFAPPRLWRLNDQQYGNVVHDVFGSAITVPAAVSEASVLGAEAVTSADRLTIGSEMTAGNYMDSAHSTAVSAVADLPALLGCGSATTVDPSCVQSFIQTKVARAFRRPVTDDEAQSMLALYQLGAPDGPAEGVRVLMEYVLQAPAFLWRTELGGMPAATSAPQPLGSYELAGALGFLFLNSAPDGELWDKATTGTLTDPTVLAMEVDRLMVLPAVKANVASQVGSWLDVLKAEATVKDPNVFPQFTDQIKNELTQSAQLFVQDVVESGKLSDLLTSPRMFLNQELATLYGVPGVIGQSLVPVDVAAPERHGGILTQPALLAANAHVDGGDVVHRGLYIYLSMVCGATPPSPPANAASVNNALPADYNQRQRAAFRASRADCAICHTNFDPFGLLTERYDPIGRYAEKDAAGQTIDQSATINVGSKVLDGPANGIGDLISRLQSSRQFSDCASGKLAAIALGRVVSTDNTCALRDVQDDFAKSGSFTGLMRAIATSPAFQTRDARLQ; this comes from the coding sequence GCTGCGATCGGGTCGGGTTGGATCTTCCTTTGCGCGGCGGCCCTGGGATGCACCGGGGCGATCGGCGCTGGCGGCGCATCGAAAGGCGGCGTGCAAACCACCACCGGCACCGGCGGCAACTCTGGCTTGGGCGTCGGCGGCACGGTCGGCACCAGTGCTTGCGCGCCATCCACCAGCTTCGCGCCGCCGCGACTGTGGCGGTTGAACGACCAGCAATACGGCAACGTCGTGCACGACGTGTTCGGTTCGGCGATCACCGTCCCCGCCGCGGTCAGCGAGGCCAGCGTCTTGGGCGCGGAAGCGGTGACCAGCGCTGACCGCCTGACCATCGGCAGCGAGATGACCGCCGGCAATTACATGGACTCGGCGCACAGCACGGCGGTCAGCGCGGTGGCGGACTTGCCGGCGCTGCTCGGCTGCGGATCGGCGACGACGGTCGATCCAAGCTGTGTGCAGAGCTTCATCCAGACCAAGGTGGCGCGGGCCTTCCGGCGCCCGGTCACCGACGACGAGGCGCAGAGCATGCTGGCCCTTTACCAGCTGGGCGCGCCCGACGGGCCAGCCGAGGGCGTGCGCGTGTTGATGGAGTACGTGCTGCAAGCGCCGGCGTTCTTGTGGCGGACGGAGCTGGGCGGCATGCCCGCGGCGACCAGCGCGCCGCAACCTCTAGGGTCGTACGAGCTGGCCGGAGCGCTGGGATTTCTGTTCCTCAACTCGGCGCCCGACGGCGAGCTGTGGGATAAGGCGACCACCGGGACATTGACCGATCCGACCGTGCTGGCCATGGAAGTGGATCGCCTGATGGTGCTACCGGCGGTCAAGGCCAACGTGGCCAGCCAGGTGGGAAGCTGGCTGGACGTGCTGAAAGCCGAGGCCACGGTCAAAGACCCGAACGTCTTCCCTCAATTCACTGATCAGATCAAAAACGAGCTGACCCAGAGCGCGCAGCTGTTCGTGCAGGACGTGGTGGAGAGCGGCAAGCTGTCCGACTTGCTGACCTCGCCGCGCATGTTCTTGAACCAAGAGCTGGCGACGCTGTACGGCGTTCCGGGCGTCATCGGACAATCGCTGGTGCCGGTGGACGTCGCGGCGCCGGAACGACACGGCGGAATCCTTACCCAGCCGGCGTTGCTGGCGGCGAACGCCCACGTCGACGGCGGCGACGTCGTTCACCGTGGCCTCTACATCTATTTGTCGATGGTGTGCGGGGCCACCCCGCCGTCGCCACCAGCCAACGCCGCCTCCGTCAACAACGCTTTGCCAGCCGATTACAACCAGCGGCAGCGGGCGGCCTTCCGCGCCTCGCGTGCCGATTGCGCGATCTGCCACACCAACTTTGATCCCTTCGGCCTTTTGACCGAGCGGTACGATCCGATCGGGCGCTACGCGGAAAAGGACGCCGCCGGGCAGACCATCGATCAAAGCGCGACGATCAACGTCGGAAGCAAGGTCCTGGACGGGCCGGCGAACGGGATTGGCGATCTGATCAGCCGCCTGCAATCGTCGCGGCAATTCTCGGACTGCGCGTCGGGCAAGCTGGCGGCCATCGCCCTCGGCCGCGTCGTCAGCACCGACAACACCTGCGCGCTGCGCGACGTGCAGGACGACTTCGCCAAGAG